The following coding sequences are from one Diabrotica virgifera virgifera chromosome 2, PGI_DIABVI_V3a window:
- the LOC126879615 gene encoding zinc finger MYM-type protein 5-like, with protein MSSYKHKSGALKRKLQKEKLEQSAKGRQDIKKFFKSNEKEELQEFQPDFNPEPTSASQTQPSSASIQNASTSTVCEGSNDECASADPNLSKDTVDDNKTFNFDDPNTWPAVMSDKIRQEIVLCYGGFQAFQARSKSFPADPSGKHFHETLLYMKTDNRTCKAIPREWLMWSETKNSIHCLPCSIFHSNQNKSKLAKEGFFPEKQQYKRLYRLFSMHERSSEHRKHYLEWKSLQISLKGHGVDSNLQQIINCEATRWKAILQRILDTTIFLSSRGLAFQGENTQIGDVHNGNFLGVLELIGKYDEVTREHLAKVKENQLNKKSMIGQAHYLSWYSQNEFISLCGKKLLNTILHQREESVFYGIIADAMISCQCIKHLKNILIV; from the coding sequence ATGTCAAGCTATAAACATAAGTCTGGAGCTTTGAAAAGAAAGCTCCAGAAAGAAAAATTAGAACAATCTGCTAAAGGTCGCCAGGATATTAAGAAGTTTTTTAAGAGTAATGAAAAAGAAGAGTTGCAAGAATTTCAACCGGATTTCAATCCAGAACCTACATCAGCCTCACAGACCCAACCTTCTTCAGCTTCAATCCAAAATGCTTCTACGTCTACTGTATGTGAGGGAAGTAATGACGAATGTGCTAGTGCTGATCCAAATCTTAGTAAGGATACTGTCGATGacaataaaacttttaattttgacGATCCTAATACGTGGCCTGCGGTGATGAGTGATAAAATACGGCAGGAAATAGTATTGTGCTACGGTGGTTTTCAAGCTTTTCAGGCCAGATCAAAATCATTTCCAGCTGACCCCTCAGGAAAACATTTCCATGAAACATTGTTGTACATGAAAACAGACAACAGAACATGTAAAGCAATTCCACGTGAATGGTTAATGTGGAGTGAAACAAAAAACAGCATTCATTGTTTACCCTGTAGCATTTTCCATTCAAACCAAAACAAAAGTAAACTTGCAAAAGAAGGTTTTTTCCCTGAAAAACAACAATACAAACGATTATACAGGTTATTTTCGATGCATGAAAGAAGCTCTGAGCACAGAAAACACTACCTAGAATGGAAAAGTCTTCAGATATCATTGAAAGGACATGGTGTCGACAGCAATCTGCAACAGATTATTAACTGTGAAGCAACAAGATGGAAAGCTATTCTTCAACGAATTTTGGACACAACAATATTCTTGAGTAGTAGAGGTTTAGCTTTCCAAGGGGAAAATACCCAGATCGGTGATGTTCACAATGGAAACTTTTTAGGAGTATTGGAATTAATAGGAAAATATGACGAAGTAACTCGTGAACATTTAGCCAAAGTAAAAGAAAACCAGTTGAATAAAAAAAGTATGATAGGTCAAGCTCACTATCTCTCATGGTACTCGCAGAATGAATTTATTTCTCTCTGTGGTAAAAAACTACTGAATACTATTTTGCACCAACGAGAAGAGTCTGTATTCTATGGGATTATTGCTGATGCCATGATTTCTTGTCAGTGtattaaacacttaaaaaacattttaattgtttag